aataaaaattcttcACAAACTGTCACATCTATTGTTAATGTTGTTTGTAAGTGACTAGTTTATTAGAAAACAAGACTACTGACAGGAAACGGGCACGTCAGGGCAGATCAGAATTGAGCTGGGGCCAGTGTCCCGCTTGTCAcacccctggatctgcccctgaaTGACTGCATATCTTTAATTATATGTATGTAAATAAGGCTAAATTTGAATTCACACCATAGAACTTCTTGAGGACACACAGTTCCCCCTGATACATTTAATCCATTATGTCAGACAAAAGGCAACAGCTAATTTTAAATCTGTAAAACTTTATTGACGATTGGCCCTCGGTTACCATGGCAGCGACATTGGCTGTGGGTTCTGGAGGTAGGAGATGACGACTGCTGAGAAGGACAACCTGCAGACGGCACAGGGGAGAAGAACCCACCatgaaaagtgtaaaaatcaACTTGCTTGCTTAGTTTTTTCGCAAAGGCTTCATTTTCCAGACCCTGATTCTACCTTAATTTTAATATTCAGTTTCGTTAGTTTTTATCGTGTTGTAGACGAACAGTTCTGCTGCCTCTAGTTTTGTTTCTTGTTGGCACTTTTGTTGGTGGAGTTTCACATTATTGCTTATGAGGCATAAAACCCACTCCTGCTCTCTTCATTATTTAATTACATATTTTGCTTACAAGCAATGAAGCATTGCAGCTGAGCTCAGGTTGGATTCGTATTGAAGCGTTTAAGAATTGGAAGGCATGATGGCTCTCAAATGTAAGGACTGAGACGGACTCtggattggtcgagcatgtgtatcTGCAGGACCTTTCTACTGCTCTTCCATTCCCGATCAATACTAtccagactctggctccaaatgacgtcattTGCTGCAAGATAGGAGCGTTTGAATCCTGTATATATGGCTTTGTTTCTGgatagtggaaggaagtggaggagacgtgccgtccatctttatttacaatcctGTATTGTATACTCACATGAAGCTGCTCATCATCTGCTTGGTGTCCTTTGAGCTTCTGGAGTTTGCAAAACTGATGAAAGAACAGTAGCTGCGATCCATGCGCACCTCTTCAACTGAAACAAATATGGATAATCTGTAGAGTCtaagagttttttttataggagcttcattttttgtttaaatatacaaacttgatctatttgaatgtattttttaacttttcatttaTGTAAAATTAACTAAAacttaaaactgaaaaaaggggaaaataaGGTTTGAACTTTTATTCAACAGGACTGCGGAACCCAGCGTGTTTTGCACGAACTATCAAACATATCAATGGATCAAAGGAATGAAAGCAGATAATAAACTGACCTTTGATTcctttcaatattaataaatcaaCTATTTATTAATCAGCAGTAGCATCGCTCCCACTATATTAAACCTGGTTTAGGTAAGTTAACTGTGTGTAGCACTAGTTAGCAGTTAACTGTGTAAACATCTGCTAATCAGTGAACATGCTAGTTCTGTTCCAATCTACTGTTCAACCCATTTATACAAGAATCACATAAACTGAAGTAACTCAGCTGGCTTCTTTAGCAGCTTCCACCTGATTCCTGTTAAATGAACAAACTAATGCAGTGCTTTTGTGTTCCTGTGGAGAGAAGTAATGCTAACCTTGCTAACAGGGGTTCAGAAGAGTTTCTACTGTGATGGAAGTCGTTGTGGTTGCTGACGTGTGCATGTTGTGGTTTTTTGGGGATCAGGCTGTGTCATGGCGTTCCCTCAGTCCAGACCTAAGGCTCCCCAGCTTCCTCAGCATCTTCTCAGGACCATCGACTGTCAGCAGGGCGCTGTCAGGGCGGTTCGCTTCAACGGTGAGAAACACCCAACTCATCTACTTAActgctgtcagactgtataaccagctgtgaccccatttaacacacaacacaatatttgcaatttaatttatttaattatttaattaaattatctaattatttaattttattgttcagttgttctactacttactatttatttgcttatttgactttttctttttgctcattgttgtttttgtttcttactttgttgttttgctctttcttttgttcttgttgcactgtgcctgcgctgctgatgtaaaaccctcaaatttcaccactgtgggactaataaaggattctatctatatatctatctatctcaacAGTACCAGGATTCAACATCATGCGCAAGATGTGAAAGTCATTCTTAATCCTGCAAATGTCCCCattgtagatagatagatagattagaGTGATGTTTGGGATCTGTGTTAGCTGTACACCTGTTACAGCAGAACGACATAGAAACTGTTTTGCTATTATtaacaaataaacatttgttcatttgttgCTAGACAAAAGTCATTTGAGCATGTTCACTCAGGACTTATGGAAACACGATGGACCCATTTTTGTTATTCTAAGACATTTTATGGACAAATCCTTGAAGAAATGACCGTCAGAAATTCTCGTAAAGAAATGGAGGGATTCCAAGTCAACGGTGTCATTGTGGTCCTCATTAACACAATGCTCTTTAGGCTCCAGACAGTTGCCGGCTTTTCCCAGTTTGTAATTAGGCCTTTGTGAACTCTCCATCTTAGTCTCATTCTTAATAGTTTACGCCTGTGTCCTGTCTCCCTGCTCAGCTGATGGGAGCTACCTGATGTCTTGTGGCAGTGACAAGTCTCTAAAGCTGTGGAGTCTGAGCAGAGGGACCCTGCTGCAGTCGTACAGTGGCCACAGATACGAGGTTCTGGACGCTGATGGGTGAGTTGATTTTGAGACGTCCTCCACAGGACAGTTGCTTtagtgaaatgaatgaatgagtgtcAAGTGTAAAAAcgtgaagaaagaagagaaactgAATCACTGTGCCGcgtgttttgttttcttccacagCTCTTATGACAACAACTTAATTTGCACCTGCAGCTCAGACAAGACTGTGATCCTGTGGGACGTCCCCACGGGACAGGTCACACGCAAACTCAGAGGTCATGCCGGGGTCAGTTCAGCGGATTATAACTCcgtgtttcctgttgttgtagAAGTATTTGTCCAGTTTTCTTTACATCACTCTCTTTTCACAGAAAGTCAACTGTGTCCAGTTTAACAAGGACCCAAATGTAATCTTTTCTGGTGAGTTTTCAATAAAAAGCCTCCGATCAATGAATGATTCACTATATATGGTTTTTATCACAGTGtgtaatattaaatatatcttACCAGTTGAACACTGAGGTGAGTTTTGTGGTCcgtatttattttaaattgcaaAGAGCTCATCAAACTAATACTGATCCTcgactaaaataaatgtttttatatttcctcagtaaaatatgtatttgttatgatgtgtgtgtgtttgtgtgtgtttcttcatcCAGGGTCCATAGATGGGACAGTTAGGTGCTGGGACATCAGGTCCAGAGGACATGAGCCCGCCATGATTTTGGACGATGCCACGGACGGCGTCAGCAGCCTGAAGGTGATGCAACACGAGCTGCTCACAGGGTGAGAAaagctttttgcattttgaatcgATCACAAATCAACAAACTGCTCCTGTCCTGCTGCAGCTTAAATTCTTAACTGGCAATAAACATGTTTCCCCAGTTTCATCAGCCCTCCATTGTAGTTAGGCACAGACTATAGTAATTCACATCCACATTATTCTGAAATCATCTTCTGTTCAGATCTTTGGACGGCAATCTGAGGCGCTACGACATGAGGATCGGTCAGCTGTACGAGGACTTCATCAACAGTCAGTCaacatgttttaaagaaaataacattcactgGAAAAAGTAGCAAGAATAGTAGGATCAGTGTAATAGAAGCATTATTAAGTCACCGGGAAGTGACGTTATGTCACCAAGCAAAAACACCTGAAAATGTGAGCTGGTTATAAACATAATCTTAAacttgtgtgtgttccaggtccCATCACGTGCGTTTGTTTCAGTCAAGACGGTCAGTGCACGCTGAGCTCCAGTTTGGATTCAAAGCTCCTACTACTGGATAAGAGCACAGGGGAAATGTTGGGAAGGTGAGTGATGTTCAGTTTTGTTTCAAATGATAAAACATGGAATACACTATTAGAGCACATTCATCGAAATTCACAAAAGcctttttatataaagtcttcAAAACAACTAAAACACTGCAGAGGTGACTCAACATCAATCTTGACACAGctgcaataaaatgaaaaatttaaagATTAGAAAAGGTTCCTGGGAAGTTTACTGTCACATATAAATGTTGAGGCCTTCTTTCGTTTGTTTCTCTCAGGTTTAAAGGACATAAGATGAAGGACTACAAGCTGGACTGCTGTCTCACTAATAAAGACACACATGTCCTGAGCTGCTCTGAGGACGGGCACGTCTACTGCTGGGACCGGGTTGAGGTCAGCATTCACCTTCCTTTACTATCATAAGAGTAATTCAGTGAACAGTGAACAGAATTTACTGATGACAGGGGAAAGCTAGAAATCTGATGCTGAACAGAGCTCcgtccagcagagcagcagcctgTGGCCCACCTGTGTGGCTATATGGTAGAAAATAATGTGAATGTGATGATGCTCCAGTTGAATCAAATTCAATCTCAATCCGGTCAGTCTGTATATTTATCACAGTGCTAGAAAGTACCTCTAATGTTTTTTCTGACTCTCTGACCTCCAGGGCTCTTTGACCTTGAAGCTGTTCGTGGGAGAAGCTGTGGTCCAGTCGCTGTCCTTCCACCCCACAGAGACGTGCCTCCTCACCGCCATGGAGGGGCGTGTCCAGGTATGGGGGGCGGAGCCAGAGGAGGACGTGGGAACGCATTCGCCGACGTGGAACACCCTCTCTGAGCATCTCGGAGAGCTCtacgtgcacctctgatttttctagcTATACGTCGGCATGTCGCAGAGCCTAGGGATaccccttggctgtgattggtccgcttaCAACATCATTTTCgaacgacgtcatttccggacctcagacttcctgtttcattccctaTATCACAATACCGCCActttaaaacccaaacacaactacgattcgtTTGTTGTTCTCGTCTCATAAAATACATTACAAGCAAGTCCTTTTCCATGTCAAGCAGCTCCATCAACAGCCTTTGTCTGTTGGTTGCCattgtcactgtgtgtgaggaaagccgggaggaggtaaataaacaatcGACGACTTCTTCTACATACAAAGACgtcatgaggtaggcttctctaagcttgtcttccgttgcgccacctactgttctggcggtgaattgttttcagcacccacAGCCTTCGAAGAACCATAAACGAAAAAGAGTCCGCCGTATCCGTCCGTCCGGTCGTCTGCAACGGAGTCGGAGTAGCATATTTCAGCCTTTAGTCTGTGAGAGTTTCTGTACAGTTTTTACAAAAAGGCTGAACTTTTGCTCACAGACCTAAACAATAAATGATCCGGATGTGAATCTATATTTACTTCAAGAGGGATTCGTTTGTCTTTGAGAAATAATCCAGGACTTGATTTTTGTATCTTTCTAtatttctaataaaaaaaaacttgattatGAACATTTTCCAAATCGtgtaatttttcttttcactcgAAATGAACAGACTGCATATACTGATCCTTTCTGTACAAGTTGATCTTTATTAGGAACTTCACACACAATAAATGTAGAGATGAGCACATTACAAAATAGAGGACaacatcaaataaatatataacttatcttacataaatacattttcttaactGGCTTGTTGATGAATACGTCTGAACTCTAAAGAACTTGGCTGCGTTTGTCAAACCAGACGTTGCATCTACGCAGCTTcgtacatttgtttgtttgtcaggaaGTTAAGATTCAGAGTAGGTCCAAATCAGCTGACATGAACAACAGTTAAAGTACAAgtatttacatttgaagaacACACGTCAATTTCATTATGTATTTTTTGCAGATGACAGATAAAGTAAAAACCTTTTCTCGaatgttatcaaaataaagtaattattatCGTAGTGAGTCACTCAAGGTCACTTTTCAGTAgaaaaactggatttttttcACCTAAACGTTACAATAGTTAATTTTGTTCTCATTTCATTAGAAAGGGTTTCAGCTTCCTTCCATCATGAAATTAAACTCTTCATTTACAGACATTACATAAAAAACTGGCAGCAAACATGTCCCCTTGGAATTGCTGGGTCGTCACAAGCTATCATACACAcctccctttctccctttctcccctTTCAACTCAACCCTTCTCCCATCTACCCTCAGCCATCTAACCCACACAGCTACAGCCGGCGGCCGACAGCTTCTCCACCTTTTGCCAGCGGTGCGAATTGTCCAGGAAGGCCACGTCCTCGTGGTGGGTGGGCCTGCAGCAGGGCGTGTTGTGCCACTGCTCCCCGGGTGCTGGGTGGGGCAGCACCCCACTGAGCAGCAGGTTAGTGAGGTTGTGGTTGGAGCGAACCCGGGGACACGTCCCACTGCAGTACTTGAAGAGGACGGTCTCGTCCGAGTCGTAGCTGAGCCCGAGGTCCCAGTGTCAGGTTTAAGTGGAAGCAGTAGGACCCAGGAGCAGATGTTTTAACAAAAAAagagtatttaatataaaaagagtCTTAactagacaaaaacacaaaacatatacACTAAAGAGGTGGAAGAACTGGAACAAAAATTGATTTTAGTCTCTATCGCGAGGTTATTCCTTCATGACAACTCTGAGGggggtgaatttttttctaacTCCCTCGTTTAAGCTCGTTAAAATTATGCATAATTAAGGGCGTGGTCTATTGACAGTTTATCACTAGCTGCTCGCTAGCTCCACGCTAGCCACCTGCAAGCTGCTCGGTCCACTCATCGGTTCATGTTGGCGGATTCCCGTCACTGCACTCGACACAAACCATGGCTTGCTGTTCAGTTCATTGTACTAACAGACCGTCTAACAACTCTGTTGTCAAGTTCTTCCGGTGAGTGAAAATCggtttttatttaatctataTATTAGAACCGTAGCAATGTTTAGCAGGTAGTGTTGCTCACATAGGTTGCACACTATGAGGGGCCGTGAGGGACATTATTCAgaataccctctcacacacacaactgaaaagctctcacacacacaactgaaatgctctcacacacactactgaaaaactatactctcacacacacaactgaaaagctctcacacacaactgaaatgctctcacacacactactgaaaaactatacgctcacacacacaactgaaatgctctcacacacactacttaAAAACTatacgctctcacacacacaactgaaatgccctcacacacactactgaaaaactataccctcacacacacaactgaaatgctctaacacacacttattaaaagctcacacacgcacatatgaaAAGCTCTCATACAGACATATGAAAAtttcagttgaaacggaaggtgtttcagttgaaacggaaggtgtttcaggtgaaacggaaggtgtttcagttaaaaaggaaggtGGTTCAGTTTAAACGGAAGGTGGTTCAATTAAAAAGGAAGGTGGttcagttgaaacggaaggtgtttcagtaAAAAAAGGAAGGTGATCAAGGATGGAATCTCGACCATGTGCTCAACAGCCCTCAACCAATTTACAAGAAGCAACGGCATTACTCAACAATATATTGGCCTCAGCGGAGGCAATCAGGACTCTGTCTAGGCCTCAACTGTTCGGCAGCAGCCGGCCgttgcagcagctccaggtgcGGATACACTGGACAGCCAGCTAGCAGCTCTCTTTCCGTCTCGGCAGCGCAGCGGCGTGCCACTGTCTGCTGCAGGTCCAGTCAGGAGAAACTGTGCACCTGCACCCCGCTATCAAGCGCAGCAGTGCTTCGGCACATGGACATCTAAAGGCATGAGGAGAAAAAGGTAATTATACGTAGTCGGAGTTTGAAATTATCTTCATATTACCAGTTCTGTAAAGTTGGCAAGATATTCACAGATTCGGACTTCCCGGATCAATAAATCATAAGCTAAACGTTGTTAAAgccagtgttgggagtaacgcgTTACTTTAATTCCGCGAgcatgtaacaaagtatttttttaaatcaagtaaagCAGTAACGATTACTTTTTCGTTAACTATTTCGTTACTCGCGTTActctcttttgtgaaaaatgaacacttgcagacaagaagacaaggttGGACGTCAGACTATATTTTCACGGACCGCCCGTTAAGGTTCGGCTACGGAGCCTCACTACGGAGTCCCTCTGGTACGGACTCTGGTGACATCgacagatatttttttttatttaacgaaattaacgaattgttaatacgcggcctcaaattaattattgcgtgGTAAGTTATCAGCAAGACGGAGACGAACGGATCCCAAAGCTCCATCACTCACACGATGCGCTTCTGTGCGCTTTGGAGagcttgttttgttatttaaaataaaaaattaattcgTTAGTTCAAAATGATTCCACcgatgtcactacagatatgatgtcggaaatggaaacagagttgttagtgttgttgtggcgatctcagggtattctgccgtgactttaatccatgacaccggcagagttgttttctcaaacatatttttaaggCCACCGTCACTTttgatctccagcagctgatcttcttaaaacagacatgctggattcaccgggtttgttgacaaatgggtccgacaaataacgtgttggtttgtgttcagcgaaaaagtgacgtgaccgagacaagcctcttgacatgcataaagcatgagtaATGACGGAGAGGATCCTTAAAGCACAAACGCTGCATAATTCCCACCGTAGTAACGTGGACAACGGGCCACAGGCGAGTTTTCATCAATATGACTCGTCCTCCGTGATGGACACATAACATTGGTGTCTATGTACAGCTTGCTGAGAAACGAGTGCGCAGGGAccgtctacaaagtgcaacaccgaaaagagatattacaaaaatattcaataacctcaccgtaatactgtatattctcaccaaaatcatgTCACAGATCAAGGGCTTTAACAACGTTTCGCTTAAGACTTATTGATCCGAATCTGTGAATGTCTTGCCAACTTTACTGAACTCATATTACCATCGTGTGCAGTTTGCTAGCTGGCTAGTTCACCCCTACGACACTAGCCTAGCCTACTGTATGAATAAATTAACGATATTAAACTCGAAGGAGTAAATGTTGGATATCTATTATTTGTACAAGTTTGTATGTTGTTCTAGGACTGTGGtctctgtattttatttatctatggTAGCATGACTTAACGTGCAGTGGCTGTTTTCATGTAGTCTTAAGAGTTATATTCTTATTTCAGAGCTAGGTCACAGCAGCATGACCACTTCAACAAGGATGTTATATTACTTCCAAATCCATCATGCGAAACAGTGTGCAAACAAGGTCCAAAATTACGATTGCACAAACATGGGCACATCCTCAGTGCCTTTGAGTTCCAGAAGGCCTGGGACCACCAGGCTGTTATGGCACACATCAGAGATGGTTTTGGTCAGCTCATTCCAGAGGATGTCAggtaaagacttttttttttcttacttttaattaatattgtaataatctttatttatagaacattttaaagaacaaacacaGGTTAACAAAGTGCAATCATGATTATTACAAACATAATACAATAGCATTTGTTATAAAATGTACATGACTCTGTCACATAACTCGTCGTAGGAGCAAGAAaccaagagacacacacactcacacacactaacaccaTCGTACAACAAACTACATAGCCTAAAagcattttttgttgttgtaatatCCCCATCTTCTTTGTAGCCTCCAGTTTCTAATGGGTTGCGGCAACAAGCTGGTGTCCCCTAAACTCCAGGAGGGCCAGGGGCTGAATGCAATGCTGATCCACAAGATTTTCAGAACCAAAGGCCTGTATGTGAGACCATCAAGGACccttttgctttctttcttttatttgtttttaatacatttcacTAAATAGAATTGTATCTTTCGAAAATGAAACGTAAACTGTTTATTACTAGTAGCAGTATACGATATATATTCAATTAAAGCAAAGGTTTGAGAGCAATCAAACCAGAGAAAAGCGCAAACAAAGGTTTCTTGTTTGAATCGGTCAAACAATAACTTGGTCCAATATGGTTATTTAATTTCAAAGTTGTAATTTTTgcttttgatatatatttttggtcttctttcttttctttttaagacCGACTCAGATGAAGAAAATGATTGTTCCCACATCACTACAAGATCAACAAGTTGTGCAACTGAGGACAAGAATGATGATGAAACAGTCAATGATGATGACTGTTTTGAAGTTGATGGTCCACAAATCCATCAGGGTGTGGACCATCAACCTAGCACCAGCAGGGTTGCTACAATGGATGGAGATGGCAACCCTGGCACTAGCggtcatgatgaagactactcTTCATATTTAACACTTATGGCTGCTCATCCTGATGACTCGTCAGATGATGAGGAATTAAACCAGGCTATAATTGCCAGTATGGAGAGTCAAATGTGAgtagcacaaacacagaatgtGTCAACTCTTGAGGACGATGTGATCAGATAGTTGATGTGAACTATTtcattttaagattattttgtcaTATCTGATCATTTGTTTTTGATGTTGTCTTTATAGTGCAGAAAAGGTCCCGGTTCAAGAGATACTGCTGGAACTCTCAAGCAAAATTAGCACAAAACAACTGTGCAAATTTAATATAAATCGCTCTGCTGTCTGGGAGGGAGCCGTGAGAGGATTCCAAAGGGTGTCCTATAGCCCCAACTTGATGATCTGTGTAAAATTCTCAGATGACATGGGGAGAAATGAGGAAGGGATTGATTTAGGAGGGCCAAGGAGAGAATTCTTGAGGCTGCTAATGGAGACCATGGCCAGGTCACCCATGTttgagggaaaagaaaacagcaagaACTTGGCTCTTGACAGTGCTGGTAATGACCATTTTAATTTATGGGGATTTTTTTACATACAACTTTTAGCTTTTGAACTGatttacaatttatttaatGGCACAATGAAATCCATGCTTTTATGTGGTACTGGGTCTTTATGTATTTATCAATATTACATTTCCTTTCATCCCATTGTTTTGAAGCTCTAAGGGAGGACCGATACTACACAGCTGGCAGAGCCATTGCTGTAAGCTTGGTACATGGCGGTCCGCCACCAAACTTCCTCTCACCAACAGTATTTTCTCTTCTGGTTGATGGTTCAGCAAAACCAGTGCTAGAAGACATAGCTGACATGGAACTTTTGGAAAAAGTCCATAAGGTCAGTTGGTAGTCTAACTGTTATCTTGCATTAGAATTAGGTTACATTACAATATTCTCTTGCCGTTTTCCATTTTGAGAGGGAGTACCAATCCAGCCCAGTCTGCTCATTGCTGAATGCTCACTTCCTATAGGTTGTCAGCAAAGTGTATTTTCCTTATTGTTTATCACATTGTAGCTATGTGGAAGAAAAGAAGTTAGGGCACCCTTGGACACCCTTGGTAATTATGCAGACGTCCAGTGTCTGGGTTCTTACTAATAAGTAGCCTCCATAACAAACCGTCCTGATGCTCCTTGTGATGCTAGGTATCTGAAAGTACAACCCTTGAGGACCTTGAGATGACAAAGGAACCTCTACTTGACTACTTGGCCAATGCAGGATGTCTGAGGCCTATGCGATCTATAGGAGACAGGGATTTGCTGGTACATGACATTGTCATGTTCCAGGTCATCTACAGGGTTCAAGGTCCATTTCAAAGGTATTCAGAGGTGTTGGTTGTTTGCAGTCAGATTAATCAGAATAGCAATCAGAATTTTAGTCATAgaccaaaaaaaatatattatttttatataaaactaaGCAAATTAACAATGCACAAGTGAATTAGTAACCCTAATTAAATTCTGCAAAATTCCATGTTATTTGTACAGATTCAGTGAAGGACTGAAAACTCTTGGGGTTCTGGAGAAAATCCAAAGGCATCCAGACAGCTTTCGCCCCCTGTTCTGCTATGAGCCAAGCACTCTGACTGCTGACCAGGTGGATGATGTTTTCAGAATTTGGCTGTCTCCAGAAGGGAGCAACACGAGAGCTGCTGAGGAGATAGTTGTTACCTTCTGGAGAGACTATCTCCAGGATGCAGAGGGTAATTGACAGTTTAGTGTAAAAGTAAACCTATGTGTCCATTTATATtttactgttattgttttttatttttgtgcttttttgtgtgtttttttttacaaaacatagTTGTATAACAAAACGATATAGCTTGAACTTACTTACTTTCTTGGTTGTAATGTCATCAAGTAGCACCTTGAGATTGTTATAAGATGAAAGGTGTTTCATAAATATATTGCTATAAGAGTTATTCAGTTTTTTCAAGTACAATACTCTTGTTTgacaatttatttaatatcaACTGATATGAGTTGCTGTTTCATATATATGTTAATTGGACCAACTATCACTTAcaatgtttttcctgtttttatagaGGGAGAAGGGCCATCCAAACTACAAAAAATATTGTCCTTTGCAACTGGAGCATCTGTGCTACCACCGATTGGCTTTTCTCCAACTCCCTCTGTCCAGTTCATTCAGAAGGAAGATGACGACTTCTCCTGTACACCGATGTTCCCTCTGGCCAACACATGTGTCAACTGCATCAAGTTGCCACTACATGTGTCATATCAACAGTTTAAGGAAAAGTTCGACTTCGCTTTAGGGAACTCATATGGGTTTGGCAGGGCATAAACGTATGCTCTGTctatgaaaaaggaaaaaaaatacaactgttCTTCCCCTCACACTGATATTGCCGTCTGCAGTTACGTTTTCAATTGTTAAAGTATATTGAGTCATCTCCCCTTGTCTGTCTCTTATCCGTCCGTCTcttatgtgtctgtctgtttctccctctgcctgtcTCAGTCTCAgcttgtctctcagtctgtctttTTGGA
The sequence above is a segment of the Limanda limanda chromosome 2, fLimLim1.1, whole genome shotgun sequence genome. Coding sequences within it:
- the LOC133019021 gene encoding WD repeat domain-containing protein 83-like encodes the protein MAFPQSRPKAPQLPQHLLRTIDCQQGAVRAVRFNADGSYLMSCGSDKSLKLWSLSRGTLLQSYSGHRYEVLDADGSYDNNLICTCSSDKTVILWDVPTGQVTRKLRGHAGKVNCVQFNKDPNVIFSGSIDGTVRCWDIRSRGHEPAMILDDATDGVSSLKVMQHELLTGSLDGNLRRYDMRIGQLYEDFINSPITCVCFSQDGQCTLSSSLDSKLLLLDKSTGEMLGRFKGHKMKDYKLDCCLTNKDTHVLSCSEDGHVYCWDRVEGSLTLKLFVGEAVVQSLSFHPTETCLLTAMEGRVQVWGAEPEEDVGTHSPTWNTLSEHLGELYVHL
- the LOC133019031 gene encoding persephin-like translates to WDLGLSYDSDETVLFKYCSGTCPRVRSNHNLTNLLLSGVLPHPAPGEQWHNTPCCRPTHHEDVAFLDNSHRWQKVEKLSAAGCSCVG
- the LOC133019041 gene encoding G2/M phase-specific E3 ubiquitin-protein ligase-like, with the protein product MRRKRARSQQHDHFNKDVILLPNPSCETVCKQGPKLRLHKHGHILSAFEFQKAWDHQAVMAHIRDGFGQLIPEDVSLQFLMGCGNKLVSPKLQEGQGLNAMLIHKIFRTKGLYVRPSRTLFTSRVATMDGDGNPGTSGHDEDYSSYLTLMAAHPDDSSDDEELNQAIIASMESQIAEKVPVQEILLELSSKISTKQLCKFNINRSAVWEGAVRGFQRVSYSPNLMICVKFSDDMGRNEEGIDLGGPRREFLRLLMETMARSPMFEGKENSKNLALDSAALREDRYYTAGRAIAVSLVHGGPPPNFLSPTVFSLLVDGSAKPVLEDIADMELLEKVHKVSESTTLEDLEMTKEPLLDYLANAGCLRPMRSIGDRDLLVHDIVMFQVIYRVQGPFQRFSEGLKTLGVLEKIQRHPDSFRPLFCYEPSTLTADQVDDVFRIWLSPEGSNTRAAEEIVVTFWRDYLQDAEEGEGPSKLQKILSFATGASVLPPIGFSPTPSVQFIQKEDDDFSCTPMFPLANTCVNCIKLPLHVSYQQFKEKFDFALGNSYGFGRA